The following are from one region of the Capsicum annuum cultivar UCD-10X-F1 chromosome 1, UCD10Xv1.1, whole genome shotgun sequence genome:
- the LOC107844177 gene encoding uric acid degradation bifunctional protein TTL isoform X2, with protein MGSVFDEKDFLASCGSTKFSNNMVAAGPFSTLQDAIQAARDIWFNKVDVNGWLEAFAAHPQIGQTPSRDHKSPTFAQWSKGEQSTAMSTATEVTLQELVQWNARYREKFGFVFLICASGRSTPEILTELKIRYQNRPIIEFEIAAQEQMKITELRLAKLFSNNVDTASAIKSLSTTNIATKAEDRVNIIGAHLTAATRATGAKPAHIPNRTRPPITTHVLDTSRGCPASGIEVRLEMWKDDQARPQFGEADIGGWILLGSSSTDKDGRSGQLLNMVEDLVPGVYRISFNTGKYNPNGFFPYVSIVFEIRESQKWDHFHVPLLLSPFSLSTYRGS; from the exons ATGGGTTCAGTATTTGATGAAAAAGATTTCTTGGCAAGCTGTGGGAGCACCAAATTCTCCAACAATATGGTTGCAGCTGGTCCTTTTTCCACTCTCCAAGATGCCATCCAAGCTGCCAGAGATATCTGGTTCAACAAG GTTGATGTAAATGGGTGGCTTGAAGCTTTTGCTGCTCATCCACAAATCGGTCAAACCCCTTCCAGGGATCATAAAAGCCCTACTTTTGCTCA GTGGAGCAAGGGAGAGCAGTCAACAGCTATGTCCACTGCTACTGAGGTGACGTTACAG GAACTGGTTCAGTGGAATGCTCGCTATAGGGAAAAATTTGGGTTTGTCTTCTTGATATGTGCTTCAGGGAGAAGTACCCCTGAGATACTTACAGAGTTGAAG ATACGGTACCAGAACAGACCAATAATTGAGTTCGAGATTGCAGCCCAGGAGCAAATGAAAATAACTGAATTACGCCTTGCCAAGCTCTTCTCAAACAATGTAGATACTGCTTCGGCAATCAAATCCTTGTCTACAACTAATATTGCGACAAAAGCAGAAG ATCGTGTGAACATCATTGGAGCACATTTGACTGCTGCTACTAGAGCTACTGGGGCAAAACCAGCTCATATTCCAAATAGAACTCGCCCTCCTATCACAACACATGTTCTGGATACTAGCCGTGGATGTCCAGCAAGTGGCATTGAAGTACGACTGGAGATGTGGAAAGACGATCAAGCAAGACCACAATTTGGTGAAGCTGATATTGGCGGCTGGATATTACTAGGGTCTTCATCTACGGACAAAGATGGACGAAGTGGTCAGCTGCTGAATATGGTTGAAGATTTGGTCCCAGGTGTATACCGGATAAGTTTCAACACGGGCAAGTACAATCCTAATGGATTTTTCCCCTATGTGTCTATTGTGTTTGAGATCAGAGAATCCCAGAAATGGGATCATTTTCATGTTCCTCTGCTGCTTTCACCATTCTCACTCTCCACCTATCGAGGTAGCTAG
- the LOC107844177 gene encoding uric acid degradation bifunctional protein TTL isoform X1, producing MGSVFDEKDFLASCGSTKFSNNMVAAGPFSTLQDAIQAARDIWFNKVDVNGWLEAFAAHPQIGQTPSRDHKSPTFAQWSKGEQSTAMSTATEVTLQELVQWNARYREKFGFVFLICASGRSTPEILTELKIRYQNRPIIEFEIAAQEQMKITELRLAKLFSNNVDTASAIKSLSTTNIATKAEEDRVNIIGAHLTAATRATGAKPAHIPNRTRPPITTHVLDTSRGCPASGIEVRLEMWKDDQARPQFGEADIGGWILLGSSSTDKDGRSGQLLNMVEDLVPGVYRISFNTGKYNPNGFFPYVSIVFEIRESQKWDHFHVPLLLSPFSLSTYRGS from the exons ATGGGTTCAGTATTTGATGAAAAAGATTTCTTGGCAAGCTGTGGGAGCACCAAATTCTCCAACAATATGGTTGCAGCTGGTCCTTTTTCCACTCTCCAAGATGCCATCCAAGCTGCCAGAGATATCTGGTTCAACAAG GTTGATGTAAATGGGTGGCTTGAAGCTTTTGCTGCTCATCCACAAATCGGTCAAACCCCTTCCAGGGATCATAAAAGCCCTACTTTTGCTCA GTGGAGCAAGGGAGAGCAGTCAACAGCTATGTCCACTGCTACTGAGGTGACGTTACAG GAACTGGTTCAGTGGAATGCTCGCTATAGGGAAAAATTTGGGTTTGTCTTCTTGATATGTGCTTCAGGGAGAAGTACCCCTGAGATACTTACAGAGTTGAAG ATACGGTACCAGAACAGACCAATAATTGAGTTCGAGATTGCAGCCCAGGAGCAAATGAAAATAACTGAATTACGCCTTGCCAAGCTCTTCTCAAACAATGTAGATACTGCTTCGGCAATCAAATCCTTGTCTACAACTAATATTGCGACAAAAGCAGAAG AAGATCGTGTGAACATCATTGGAGCACATTTGACTGCTGCTACTAGAGCTACTGGGGCAAAACCAGCTCATATTCCAAATAGAACTCGCCCTCCTATCACAACACATGTTCTGGATACTAGCCGTGGATGTCCAGCAAGTGGCATTGAAGTACGACTGGAGATGTGGAAAGACGATCAAGCAAGACCACAATTTGGTGAAGCTGATATTGGCGGCTGGATATTACTAGGGTCTTCATCTACGGACAAAGATGGACGAAGTGGTCAGCTGCTGAATATGGTTGAAGATTTGGTCCCAGGTGTATACCGGATAAGTTTCAACACGGGCAAGTACAATCCTAATGGATTTTTCCCCTATGTGTCTATTGTGTTTGAGATCAGAGAATCCCAGAAATGGGATCATTTTCATGTTCCTCTGCTGCTTTCACCATTCTCACTCTCCACCTATCGAGGTAGCTAG
- the LOC107844170 gene encoding 3-hydroxyisobutyryl-CoA hydrolase 1: MATTINLQLISLEFKSPKILKSTMAHTSSNNGGTDQVLVEETGSVRTFILNRPKQLNALSSQMISRLLELFHASEGDSNVKMIILKGNGRAFCAGGDVTAVVHNVRQGNWKLGADYFREEFTLNYVMATYSKPQVSILNGIVMGGGLGASVHGRFRVATEKSVSAMPETALGLFPDVGASYFYSRLPGFFGEYAGLTGARLDGAEMLACGLATHFVPSERLPLLEEALAKVDTSDLDVISAIISGYSSMPKLKAESPYHKMKIINRCFSRRTIEEIISSLENEALNKKDDWISSTIQSLKKASPTSLKISLRSIREGRLQGVGSCLIREYRMVCNVLRGEFSKDFFEGCRAILIDKDRNPKWEPSRLELIRDDDIECYFSKIDDEDWEDLKLPPRSNLPPYAIAKL, from the exons ATGGCTACAACAATAAATTTGCAGCTAATCAGTCTTGAATTCAAATCCCCAAAAATACTGAAATCGACCATGGCTCACACCTCATCTAACAATGGCGGAACTGATCAG GTATTGGTGGAGGAGACGGGCAGTGTTAGAACATTCATATTAAATAGGCCTAAGCAGTTGAATGCTCTTTCTTCTCAAATG ATATCTCGGCTGCTGGAACTTTTCCATGCCAGTGAAGGAGATTCAAATGTGAAGATGATAATATTGAAG GGAAATGGAAGGGCTTTCTGTGCCGGTGGTGATGTTACAGCTGTTGTTCATAATGTTCGCCAGG GTAACTGGAAACTGGGTGCTGATTATTTTCGTGAAGAATTCACCCTTAACTATGTGATGGCAACATATAGTAAACCCCAG GTTTCCATCCTTAATGGAATTGTCATGGGAGGTGGACTTGGTGCTTCTGTACATGGTAGATTTCGAGTTGCAACAGAGAAGTCG GTTTCTGCTATGCCTGAAACAGCTTTGGGACTCTTTCCTGATGTAGGTGCCTCTTACTTTTATTCGAGGCTTCCAGGATTTTTCG GGGAATATGCCGGTCTTACTGGTGCTAGGTTGGATGGTGCTGAAATGCTTGCTTGTGGTCTAGCAACTCATTTTGTACCCTCGGAG AGATTGCCACTTTTAGAAGAAGCATTAGCTAAAGTCGATACAAGTGATCTAGATGTTATTTCTGCCATCATTAGTGGCTACTCTAGCATGCCAAAGTTGAAAGCAGAAAGTCCTTATCACAA GATGAAGATTATTAATCGCTGCTTCTCTCGAAGAACAATCGAAGAAATCATATCTTCTCTT GAAAATGAAGCTTTGAACAAGAAAGATGACTGGATCTCTTCAACCATCCAATCTCTGAAGAAAGCATCTCCGACAAGTCTTAAGATTTCATTGAGATCA ATAAGAGAAGGGAGACTGCAAGGTGTTGGTAGTTGCCTTATTCGAGAGTATAGGATGGTTTGTAATGTGTTGAGGGGAGAATTTAGCAAGGACTTTTTCGAG GGATGCAGAGCCATACTCATCGACAAGGATAGAAATCCTAAG TGGGAGCCCTCCAGACTGGAACTAATTAGAGATGATGATATTGAatgttacttctctaagatagacgaTGAAGATTGGGAAGACCTAAAGCTGCCTCCAAGATCAAACTTGCCTCCATATGCAATTGCCAAGCTTTAA